One region of Yersinia bercovieri ATCC 43970 genomic DNA includes:
- the ubiE gene encoding bifunctional demethylmenaquinone methyltransferase/2-methoxy-6-polyprenyl-1,4-benzoquinol methylase UbiE, translating into MVDQEKETTHFGFRTVAKEKKEGMVAEVFHSVAAKYDLMNDLMSFGVHRIWKRFTIDCSGVRRGQRVLDLAGGTGDLTAKFSRLVGEQGEVVLADINESMLRMGREKLRDKGIVGNVSYVQANAEALPFPDNYFDCITISFGLRNVTEKEKALRSMFRVLKPGGRLLVLEFSKPLLEPLSKAYDAYSFHILPKIGELVAQDSESYRYLAESIRMHPDQETLKGMMIDAGFENVTYSNLTGGIVALHRGFKF; encoded by the coding sequence ATGGTAGATCAGGAGAAGGAAACCACTCATTTTGGTTTCCGCACCGTAGCCAAAGAAAAAAAAGAAGGCATGGTGGCAGAAGTTTTTCATTCCGTAGCAGCTAAATACGATCTGATGAATGACCTGATGTCGTTCGGCGTTCATCGTATTTGGAAGCGTTTTACCATTGACTGTAGCGGTGTCCGTCGCGGTCAGCGGGTATTGGATCTGGCAGGTGGTACTGGAGATTTGACTGCTAAGTTCTCTCGCTTGGTGGGGGAGCAGGGTGAAGTGGTTCTGGCTGATATCAATGAATCTATGTTGCGTATGGGCCGTGAAAAGCTGCGTGACAAAGGTATTGTCGGTAATGTTAGTTATGTGCAAGCCAATGCCGAGGCGCTACCTTTCCCTGACAACTACTTTGATTGCATTACTATTTCATTTGGTTTGAGAAATGTAACCGAAAAAGAAAAAGCGTTGCGCTCAATGTTTCGTGTCTTAAAACCCGGTGGCCGTTTGCTCGTTCTTGAATTCTCCAAACCACTTCTGGAGCCTTTGAGCAAAGCCTATGATGCATACTCCTTCCATATCTTGCCTAAAATTGGTGAGCTTGTAGCTCAGGATTCTGAAAGTTACCGTTATTTGGCGGAATCTATTCGGATGCACCCTGATCAAGAAACACTCAAAGGCATGATGATTGATGCTGGGTTCGAGAACGTAACTTATTCCAATTTAACCGGTGGCATTGTTGCATTACATCGGGGTTTTAAGTTTTAA
- the tatA gene encoding Sec-independent protein translocase subunit TatA, giving the protein MGGISIWQLLIIAVIVVLLFGTNKLRTLGSDLGASIKGFKKAIGDDPQTPPTNADKTSNDADFAKSLTEKQQPVVKAEETKSHDKEQG; this is encoded by the coding sequence ATGGGTGGTATAAGCATTTGGCAGTTATTAATCATTGCCGTGATCGTCGTTCTGCTGTTTGGTACCAACAAACTGCGGACTTTAGGGTCAGATCTGGGTGCATCTATCAAAGGCTTTAAAAAGGCCATTGGTGATGATCCACAAACCCCGCCAACGAATGCTGACAAAACCAGCAACGATGCTGATTTTGCAAAATCTCTTACTGAAAAACAGCAGCCGGTAGTCAAAGCTGAAGAAACTAAGAGTCACGACAAAGAGCAGGGATAA
- the rmuC gene encoding DNA recombination protein RmuC — MDISLFYGLGGCLIGGLMGWLIASLYQQRNKAQQDIERRLLEQALQQAQQNTADLQSTLQRNEQQLRQGELEQRNLHSQLAGNAEKLQQLAHWRGECDQLNQELRAQREVNSAQEAELREVTIRLEETRLTAEEKQRLLLNSEQRLTTQFENLANRIFEQTGRRADEQNQQSLDRLLLPLREQLDGFRRQVQDSFGQEARERHTLTHEIRSLQQLNAQMAREALNLTKALKGDNKTQGNWGEVVLAKVLEASGLREGYEYQTQVSVKIDSNSRMQPDVIVRLPQGKDVVIDAKMSLVAYERYFNSEDDAEREVALNEHLSSLRSHIKMLGRKDYQQLPGLRSLDYVLMFIPVEPAFLVAIDRQPELISEALQHNIMLVSPTTLLVALRTITNLWRYEHQSQNAQRIAERAAKLYDKLRLFVDDMESLGQSLDKAQLSYRQAMNKLSQGRGNLIGQVEGFRALGVEVKRPISPSLAGKASMEDQLEGDLALSDDAESEAYPSKMGIDDPAPLKYQG; from the coding sequence GTGGATATCAGTTTATTTTATGGGCTGGGTGGCTGCCTTATTGGCGGGCTGATGGGGTGGTTGATTGCCAGCTTGTATCAGCAGCGTAATAAGGCACAGCAAGATATTGAGCGGCGATTATTGGAGCAGGCGCTACAGCAAGCCCAACAGAATACGGCAGATTTACAGTCTACTTTGCAACGCAATGAGCAGCAATTACGGCAAGGTGAGTTGGAGCAGCGCAATTTGCACAGTCAACTTGCGGGTAATGCTGAAAAACTACAACAGTTGGCTCATTGGCGTGGTGAATGTGATCAACTCAATCAAGAGCTGCGCGCTCAACGAGAAGTGAATAGCGCCCAAGAGGCGGAGCTACGGGAAGTGACTATTCGCCTGGAAGAGACGCGTCTTACCGCAGAAGAGAAGCAGCGTTTACTCCTTAACAGTGAGCAGCGGCTGACTACGCAATTCGAAAATCTAGCTAACCGTATTTTTGAACAGACAGGGCGGCGGGCAGATGAGCAAAATCAGCAGAGTTTGGATCGCTTGTTGTTGCCCTTGCGGGAGCAACTGGATGGTTTCCGCCGCCAAGTTCAGGACAGCTTCGGGCAGGAAGCTCGAGAGCGGCATACTTTGACTCACGAAATTCGTAGCCTACAACAACTCAATGCACAAATGGCACGAGAAGCGCTAAACCTAACCAAGGCCCTGAAAGGGGATAATAAAACGCAGGGGAACTGGGGTGAAGTGGTTCTGGCTAAAGTGCTGGAAGCATCGGGGCTGCGTGAAGGCTATGAATATCAAACTCAGGTGAGTGTAAAAATTGATAGCAATAGCCGTATGCAGCCAGATGTGATCGTCCGCTTGCCACAGGGGAAAGATGTTGTTATTGACGCTAAAATGTCGCTGGTGGCTTATGAACGCTATTTTAATAGTGAGGATGATGCTGAACGCGAAGTTGCGTTGAATGAACATTTATCGTCGCTGCGTTCTCATATCAAAATGTTAGGCCGCAAGGATTATCAGCAGCTTCCTGGCTTACGTTCACTTGATTATGTATTGATGTTTATCCCGGTAGAACCTGCTTTTTTGGTGGCTATCGATCGTCAACCCGAATTGATCAGTGAAGCGCTACAGCACAACATTATGTTGGTTAGCCCAACAACATTGCTGGTGGCTTTACGGACTATTACTAATTTATGGCGCTACGAGCATCAAAGCCAAAATGCACAACGTATCGCTGAGAGAGCAGCCAAACTCTATGACAAATTACGTTTATTTGTTGATGATATGGAGTCATTGGGGCAAAGCCTCGATAAAGCGCAGCTAAGTTATCGTCAGGCAATGAACAAACTGTCGCAAGGCCGTGGTAATCTGATAGGGCAAGTTGAAGGTTTTCGCGCTCTGGGGGTCGAGGTAAAGCGGCCTATTAGTCCATCATTGGCAGGGAAAGCCAGTATGGAAGATCAACTAGAGGGCGATTTAGCACTATCCGATGATGCGGAATCAGAGGCATACCCCAGTAAGATGGGTATAGATGATCCTGCACCGCTGAAGTATCAGGGTTAG
- the tatD gene encoding 3'-5' ssDNA/RNA exonuclease TatD: MFDIGVNLTSSQFAKDHSQVVARAKDAGVTGILITGTDAEESQAALDLAIANPEYCWSTAGVHPHQASTWQNHVEQQIRTLATNVSVVAIGECGLDFNRNFSTPIEQEIAFTAQLALAAELSMPVFLHCRDAHERFITLLSPWLDKIPAAVVHCFTGTADELDSCLALGLSIGITGWVCDERRGLELRSLLSRIPAQQLLLETDAPYLLPRDIHPKPASRRNEPCFLPHIVQQVAAWRQEDPQWLGQKTDENARRIFRLV; encoded by the coding sequence ATGTTTGATATTGGCGTGAATTTAACAAGTTCACAATTTGCAAAAGATCACTCGCAGGTCGTTGCTCGCGCAAAAGATGCCGGGGTTACCGGTATACTTATCACGGGTACTGATGCTGAGGAAAGTCAGGCCGCACTTGATCTTGCTATCGCTAATCCGGAATATTGCTGGTCAACCGCTGGTGTTCATCCTCATCAAGCGAGCACTTGGCAAAACCATGTTGAACAGCAAATTAGAACTTTAGCCACCAATGTATCTGTAGTGGCTATTGGTGAGTGTGGATTAGATTTTAACCGCAACTTCTCCACCCCAATAGAGCAAGAAATTGCATTTACCGCCCAATTGGCGCTGGCTGCCGAGCTTTCTATGCCGGTATTTTTACATTGCCGTGATGCCCACGAACGTTTCATTACGCTACTTTCGCCCTGGCTAGACAAGATCCCCGCAGCCGTTGTGCATTGCTTTACCGGCACTGCTGATGAATTGGATTCCTGTCTGGCCTTGGGCTTATCTATTGGTATTACCGGGTGGGTTTGCGATGAACGCCGTGGCCTTGAACTGAGATCTCTGCTGTCACGCATTCCGGCGCAACAGCTGTTACTAGAAACAGATGCTCCCTATTTATTGCCAAGGGATATACATCCTAAACCTGCATCCCGTCGCAATGAACCCTGCTTTCTGCCCCATATCGTCCAGCAGGTTGCTGCCTGGCGACAAGAAGACCCTCAATGGCTAGGGCAGAAAACTGATGAAAACGCCCGCCGGATTTTCCGGTTGGTTTGA
- the ubiB gene encoding ubiquinone biosynthesis regulatory protein kinase UbiB: MTPGELRRLYLIIRVFLSYGLDELIPKIRLTLPLRIGRYLFFWLPNRHKEMPLGERLRLALQELGPVWIKFGQMMSTRRDLFPPTIADQLAMLQDRVAPFDGALARKHIEIAMGGPLETWFDDFDQQALASASIAQVHTARLKHNGQEVVLKVIRPDILPIIKADVRLMYRLAGWVPKLLPDGRRLRPREVVREYEKTLLDELNLLREAANAIQLRRNFENSPMLYIPEVYSDYCRESVLVMERIYGIPVSDIAALEAQGTNMKLLAERGVQVFFTQVFRDSFFHADMHPGNIFVSYEHPHDPLYIGIDCGIVGSLNKADKRYLAENFIAFFNRDYRRVAELHVDSGWVPRDTNVEDFEFAIRTVCEPIFEKPLAEISFGHVLLNLFNTARRFNMEVQPQLVLLQKTLLYVEGLGRQLYPQLDLWTTAKPFLESWLRDQVGLPAVIRALKEKAPFWAEKFPELPELVYDSLQQHKLLQQSVDKLTIQIQGQQQRQGQSRYLFGVGATLLVSGTILFLASEMEISIGFITVGILAWFIGWRRTR, translated from the coding sequence ATGACGCCAGGAGAACTTCGGCGCCTGTATCTCATTATTCGGGTTTTTTTAAGTTACGGGCTGGATGAATTAATTCCGAAGATACGTTTGACGCTACCACTGCGTATTGGTCGTTATCTGTTTTTCTGGCTGCCAAATCGGCATAAAGAGATGCCATTAGGTGAGCGTTTGCGCCTTGCCTTGCAAGAATTAGGGCCAGTTTGGATCAAATTTGGTCAGATGATGTCCACCCGCCGTGATCTTTTCCCACCGACAATCGCCGACCAACTTGCGATGTTACAGGATAGGGTTGCTCCATTTGATGGAGCACTCGCAAGAAAGCACATCGAAATAGCGATGGGTGGACCTTTAGAAACATGGTTTGACGACTTTGACCAGCAAGCGCTAGCTTCAGCATCTATTGCTCAAGTACACACTGCGCGCTTAAAGCATAACGGTCAGGAAGTGGTGCTCAAAGTTATTCGCCCTGATATTTTGCCGATTATCAAAGCAGATGTGCGCTTGATGTACCGTTTGGCGGGCTGGGTTCCCAAACTGCTACCTGATGGACGTAGACTGCGTCCACGAGAAGTGGTGCGTGAATACGAAAAAACGCTGCTTGATGAGCTAAACCTGCTGCGTGAAGCAGCTAATGCCATTCAATTGCGCCGTAATTTTGAAAACAGTCCCATGCTCTACATTCCAGAAGTCTATTCCGACTATTGCCGGGAAAGTGTCTTGGTGATGGAGCGGATTTATGGCATCCCAGTATCTGATATTGCCGCTTTGGAAGCTCAAGGCACAAATATGAAACTGCTGGCTGAGCGCGGGGTTCAGGTCTTCTTCACTCAGGTTTTTCGCGACAGTTTTTTCCATGCAGATATGCATCCAGGGAATATTTTTGTCAGCTATGAGCATCCCCATGATCCGCTTTATATCGGTATTGACTGTGGTATTGTCGGTTCGCTAAACAAAGCGGATAAGCGCTATCTTGCTGAAAACTTTATTGCTTTCTTTAACCGCGACTACCGGCGGGTTGCCGAACTGCATGTCGATTCTGGTTGGGTTCCCCGTGACACTAATGTAGAAGATTTTGAGTTTGCTATTCGTACTGTTTGCGAACCTATTTTCGAAAAACCACTGGCAGAGATATCATTCGGGCATGTGCTGTTGAATCTCTTTAATACTGCGCGCCGCTTTAACATGGAAGTGCAGCCACAACTCGTGTTGCTGCAAAAAACTTTGTTATATGTCGAAGGGTTAGGGCGTCAGCTATACCCTCAGCTCGATCTCTGGACGACGGCCAAACCTTTCCTTGAAAGTTGGCTACGGGATCAAGTCGGCCTGCCCGCCGTGATCCGTGCGTTGAAAGAAAAGGCCCCGTTCTGGGCTGAAAAATTTCCTGAATTGCCAGAACTGGTTTACGACAGCTTACAACAGCATAAATTATTACAACAAAGTGTGGATAAGCTCACTATACAGATACAAGGCCAGCAACAACGTCAGGGGCAGTCACGGTATTTGTTTGGTGTTGGCGCTACACTGTTAGTGAGCGGTACTATTTTATTCTTAGCCAGTGAAATGGAAATCTCTATAGGATTCATTACGGTAGGCATATTAGCTTGGTTTATTGGTTGGAGACGTACTCGTTAA
- the tatC gene encoding Sec-independent protein translocase subunit TatC: MAVDDTQPLITHLIELRKRLLNCIITVLVVFLVLVFFANDIYQLVSAPLIKQMPVGASMIATNVASPFFTPIKLTMMVSVFVSAPMILYQVWAFIAPALYKHERRLMVPLLISSSFLFYLGMAFAYFVVFPLAFGFFAKTAPENVLFAPDITTYLDFVMALFMAFGISFEVPIAIILLCWTGVTTPEALKKKRPYVFVGAFVVGMLLTPPDVLSQTLLAIPMYLLFEVGVFFARFYTGKQRRSDIEEEDDEIDHHPKVP, translated from the coding sequence ATGGCTGTTGATGATACCCAACCCCTTATCACGCATTTGATAGAACTGCGTAAGCGGCTATTGAATTGCATAATCACTGTTCTAGTGGTTTTTCTGGTATTGGTTTTTTTTGCCAATGATATTTATCAACTGGTATCGGCACCGCTGATCAAACAGATGCCTGTGGGTGCCAGTATGATTGCAACAAATGTTGCATCGCCTTTCTTCACCCCGATTAAATTGACGATGATGGTCTCGGTATTTGTCTCAGCACCGATGATCCTTTATCAGGTTTGGGCATTTATTGCCCCTGCGCTGTATAAGCATGAACGCCGCTTGATGGTTCCACTGTTAATATCCAGCAGCTTCTTATTTTATCTAGGTATGGCGTTTGCTTACTTTGTTGTTTTTCCGTTAGCCTTTGGTTTTTTCGCCAAAACAGCGCCGGAAAACGTATTATTCGCGCCGGATATTACTACATATCTTGATTTTGTTATGGCGCTTTTTATGGCCTTTGGTATCTCTTTTGAAGTCCCGATTGCGATAATTCTCTTGTGCTGGACAGGGGTAACAACACCTGAGGCATTGAAGAAAAAGCGCCCTTATGTGTTTGTCGGCGCTTTTGTTGTCGGCATGCTTCTTACGCCCCCAGATGTGCTATCACAGACATTATTGGCAATTCCGATGTATCTGTTATTTGAAGTCGGTGTATTCTTTGCCCGTTTTTATACCGGTAAACAACGTCGCTCAGATATTGAGGAAGAGGATGACGAAATAGACCATCATCCGAAAGTGCCTTAA
- the tatB gene encoding Sec-independent protein translocase protein TatB, with product MFDIGVSELLLVLVIGLVVLGPERLPVAVRTVSGWIRTLRSLAATVQNELAQELKVQELQDSLKKVEQAGLQNLTPELKASMDELKEAAEALKRSYQSDTSSEAPHTIHNPLVTEPEAIHDGVTPAESATQASASPQVPEMSDASTLVETKLVETAPDSVEKPVIQVEEFTKPIPSVGGEPVPVTKTSVAKAHTATVDSHSTDSLSADQPRTHQPGGDR from the coding sequence GTGTTTGACATTGGGGTAAGTGAACTGCTGCTGGTTCTTGTCATCGGTCTGGTAGTCCTTGGGCCGGAACGGTTACCTGTGGCTGTCAGAACTGTCTCGGGCTGGATTCGTACATTGCGTTCACTTGCAGCAACAGTGCAAAACGAATTGGCGCAAGAGCTTAAGGTACAAGAGTTACAAGATAGCTTAAAGAAAGTAGAACAGGCTGGCTTGCAAAATCTGACACCTGAGCTGAAAGCTTCAATGGATGAACTCAAAGAGGCCGCTGAAGCGCTGAAACGCTCTTATCAGTCTGACACTAGCTCGGAAGCGCCACATACGATCCATAATCCATTGGTGACTGAGCCTGAAGCCATTCATGATGGAGTTACACCGGCTGAGTCAGCAACTCAAGCTTCGGCGTCACCGCAAGTGCCGGAGATGAGTGATGCGAGCACGCTGGTAGAGACTAAGCTTGTGGAGACTGCACCTGATAGCGTTGAGAAACCTGTTATTCAGGTTGAGGAATTTACTAAGCCCATCCCCTCTGTTGGTGGGGAGCCTGTGCCTGTTACAAAAACATCCGTAGCCAAGGCACACACTGCCACAGTTGACTCCCATAGCACTGACTCACTCAGCGCTGACCAACCTCGAACTCACCAACCTGGCGGCGATCGGTAA
- the rfaH gene encoding transcription/translation regulatory transformer protein RfaH translates to MKHWHLLYCKRGQLLRAKEHLERQAVNCWTPLVIIEKIVRGKRTEVTEPLFPNYLFVAFDAEDIHTTTISATRGVSHFVRFGAQPAVIPDIVITEMQSHTTDKIIAPEVPLPGDIVTITEGVFAGLQAIYTEPDGEARSMLLLNMLNSQVIQSLENRQFEKQ, encoded by the coding sequence ATGAAACATTGGCATTTATTATATTGTAAACGTGGTCAACTTTTGCGTGCCAAAGAGCATTTAGAGCGGCAAGCAGTGAACTGTTGGACACCGTTAGTGATTATCGAAAAAATAGTTCGCGGGAAGCGTACTGAGGTGACGGAGCCTTTATTCCCCAACTATCTGTTTGTGGCGTTCGATGCAGAGGATATTCATACCACGACTATCAGTGCAACTCGCGGTGTAAGCCACTTTGTCCGTTTTGGTGCACAACCTGCGGTAATACCAGACATCGTTATTACCGAGATGCAGTCCCATACAACGGACAAAATCATTGCGCCAGAAGTACCTCTTCCTGGTGATATTGTGACGATTACTGAGGGTGTTTTTGCCGGATTACAGGCGATTTATACTGAACCTGATGGTGAAGCGCGGTCAATGCTGTTGCTGAATATGCTAAATAGCCAAGTGATACAGAGTCTGGAAAATCGCCAGTTCGAAAAGCAATAA
- the hemB gene encoding porphobilinogen synthase gives MSYAFPGTFPGRRMRRVRRHDFSRRLVAENQLTVNDLIYPVFVMEGSNQQQAVSSMPGVSRMTIDLLVKEAEAIARLGVPVISLFPVIESGAKSLLAEEAYNPNGLVQRTVRALKDAVPELGILTDVALDPYTTHGQDGVIDADGYVINDITKEILVRQALSHAEAGAEIIAPSDMMDGRIGAIRDQLELQGLVNTQIMAYSAKYASCYYGPFRDAIGSSSNLKGGDKKNYQMDPANSDEALQEIAQDLQEGADMVMVKPGMPYLDVVRRVKETFGVPTFAYQVSGEYAMHMAAIQNGWLQEKPTVMESLLCFKRAGADGVLTYFAKQVAQWLHDDQMQR, from the coding sequence ATGAGCTATGCATTCCCAGGCACCTTTCCTGGTCGCCGTATGCGCCGTGTGCGCCGTCATGATTTCAGTCGTCGCCTGGTTGCTGAAAATCAGCTGACAGTTAATGATCTGATCTATCCGGTGTTTGTCATGGAGGGATCTAACCAGCAACAGGCCGTTTCATCTATGCCGGGCGTCTCGCGTATGACGATCGATCTGTTGGTGAAAGAAGCTGAGGCAATTGCCAGGCTGGGTGTCCCGGTCATATCGTTATTTCCTGTCATTGAGTCCGGTGCCAAATCACTGCTCGCGGAAGAGGCTTATAACCCGAATGGCCTGGTACAACGCACGGTGCGCGCGCTTAAAGACGCAGTACCAGAATTAGGTATTCTTACCGATGTCGCTCTCGATCCCTACACAACCCATGGTCAAGATGGTGTGATTGATGCTGATGGCTATGTCATTAATGATATTACGAAAGAGATTTTAGTCCGTCAGGCATTGTCACACGCTGAAGCTGGCGCTGAGATTATTGCTCCGAGCGATATGATGGATGGCCGTATCGGTGCTATTCGCGATCAGTTGGAACTACAAGGTTTGGTAAATACACAAATCATGGCGTATTCAGCAAAGTATGCCTCTTGTTACTATGGCCCATTCCGCGATGCAATTGGCTCCAGCAGTAATTTGAAAGGCGGCGATAAAAAAAACTATCAAATGGACCCGGCTAATAGTGATGAAGCTTTGCAAGAGATAGCTCAGGATCTGCAGGAAGGGGCGGATATGGTGATGGTGAAACCTGGAATGCCCTATCTGGATGTGGTGCGTCGGGTGAAAGAGACTTTCGGCGTGCCGACCTTTGCCTATCAAGTCTCGGGTGAATATGCCATGCACATGGCTGCAATTCAGAATGGTTGGCTGCAAGAAAAGCCCACTGTGATGGAGTCACTATTATGCTTTAAACGTGCGGGTGCAGATGGGGTATTAACCTATTTCGCGAAGCAGGTAGCACAATGGCTACATGACGACCAAATGCAGCGTTAA
- a CDS encoding DedA family protein yields MTLNDIITIIIDFVREHESWAMPIVFILAFGESLAFLSLLLPATVILLGLGALIGESGISFWPIWAAAAAGAFFGDWVSYWVGIHYKDRVGKMWPLSRNPQLLVRGHAFFERWGFFGAFIGRFFGPLRAVVPLVAGICAMPKFYFQLANITSALIWAFGILAPGAFGIQWFSRWID; encoded by the coding sequence GTGACCCTGAATGACATCATTACTATCATTATTGATTTTGTTCGTGAACATGAGTCATGGGCCATGCCTATCGTCTTTATTCTCGCTTTTGGTGAGTCCCTCGCCTTCCTTTCTTTACTGCTGCCTGCAACGGTTATCTTGCTCGGACTGGGTGCGCTAATTGGTGAAAGTGGTATCTCATTCTGGCCAATTTGGGCCGCCGCCGCCGCCGGTGCTTTTTTTGGCGACTGGGTCTCATATTGGGTTGGTATCCATTACAAAGACCGTGTCGGCAAAATGTGGCCACTCTCTCGCAATCCCCAGTTACTCGTGCGCGGTCATGCATTCTTTGAGCGTTGGGGCTTTTTTGGTGCCTTTATCGGCCGTTTCTTCGGCCCATTACGTGCAGTCGTTCCTTTGGTTGCCGGTATCTGTGCCATGCCAAAATTCTATTTTCAATTGGCTAATATCACTTCTGCCCTCATTTGGGCCTTTGGCATTTTGGCCCCGGGCGCATTCGGTATTCAGTGGTTCTCTCGCTGGATAGATTAA
- the ubiJ gene encoding ubiquinone biosynthesis protein UbiJ → MPLRTLLFKPFSLKPTLLSPLITAIIETSLNSVLFRDKSMKTARLRLVGKVLRIELRELNFPLLLIFSERQVDVLSQWDGDADCIVKTEVAVLAKLRDRQQLSPLMRSGELIVEGDIQVVQQIVALLDLAEWDPAEWLAPYIGDIAAETIGQVVHKSHHVLREQLRQQQHYLAEAITEEWKMAPAPLEVVWFNEEVDATARETEALSARLATMETKQ, encoded by the coding sequence ATGCCGCTAAGAACACTGTTATTTAAGCCATTTTCATTAAAGCCTACACTGCTGTCGCCGCTCATAACAGCCATTATAGAGACATCATTAAATAGTGTGCTATTTCGCGATAAGAGCATGAAAACTGCGCGTTTACGTTTGGTGGGGAAGGTCTTGCGTATCGAGTTACGCGAGCTTAACTTCCCTTTGCTACTCATATTCAGCGAACGGCAGGTGGATGTTTTAAGTCAATGGGATGGTGATGCGGATTGCATAGTAAAAACGGAAGTTGCTGTGTTGGCAAAACTGCGTGACCGGCAGCAACTTTCACCTTTAATGCGCAGTGGTGAGCTGATCGTCGAAGGTGACATTCAGGTAGTTCAACAAATTGTTGCTCTTTTGGATCTCGCCGAGTGGGATCCCGCGGAATGGCTGGCACCCTATATCGGTGATATTGCGGCAGAAACTATTGGGCAGGTAGTACATAAGAGCCACCATGTTCTTCGTGAGCAATTGCGACAGCAACAACACTATTTGGCTGAAGCTATCACTGAAGAATGGAAAATGGCTCCGGCACCACTGGAAGTAGTGTGGTTTAACGAAGAGGTTGATGCTACAGCCCGAGAGACTGAGGCTTTGAGTGCCAGATTGGCAACCATGGAGACAAAACAATGA